The Methylopila sp. M107 genome contains the following window.
ATGGTGACGTCCGCCGAGTTCGATTCGGCCAAGGACAAGATCATGATGGGCGCGGAGCGCCGCATGGTGATGACCGACGAGGAGAAGCGGGTCACCGCCTATCATGAGGCCGGCCATGCTGTGGTGGCGCTGTTCACGCCCGCGAACGACCCGATCCATAAGGCGACGATCATTCCGCGCGGCCGCGCCCTCGGCATGGTGCAGTACCTGCCGGAGCGCGACCAGATCTCGATCTCCTACGAGCAGCTAACCTCGCGGCTCGCCATGGCGATGGGCGGACGCGTGGCCGAAGAGGTTTTCTTCGGCGACGACAAGGTGACGGCCGGCGCGCAGTCCGACATCCAGATGGCGACCAACATCGCCCGCGGGATGGTGACGCGCTGGGGCTTCTCGAAGGAGCTCGGCACGGTCGCTTACGGCGAGAACCAGGACGAGGTGTTCCTCGGCATGTCGGTCGCGCGCCAGCAGAACGTCTCGGGCACGACGATGCTGAAGATCGACAACGAGATCAAACGCTTCATCGACGAAGGCTACGAGACGGCCAAGCGCATCATCGTCGAGCATAAGGACCAGATGGACACGCTCGCCAAGGCGCTGCTCGAATACGAGACGCTGACGGGCGAGGAGATCAAGGAGCTGCTCGCGGGTCGTCCGCCCGTGCGCGACGTGTCCGACGAGCCCCCGAGCCCGCGCGGATCGGCGGTGCCGACGGCGGGCAAGCCGCGCCCCAAGGCGCCCGACACGGGGCTGGAGCCGCAGCCGAGCGCCTGACGAAGGCTCGTCACGATCGATACGAAAGGCCGGGCGATGACGCCCGGCCTCTTTTTTTATCGACGCCGCCTCAGCGGCGCTCCTCGATCGGACGCCTCGCCAACTCGTAACTCCGGGCTGTCGACCGCGGGTCGGGCAGTTCGAGCCCGGGCGGCTCCGGCGCGTCGTCATCCGCACGCCCGCACCCCCGCACCCCACCCCCCACCCCGCGCATCACCCGTGATCCAGTCGATGCCACGTTGTCGGGCGTCTGACCCATGGCTTGCATTATTTCAATATTCATATGAATGTTGGAATATGGATGAAGCGCAGGCCCTCGGCGTCTTCGGCGCGCTTTCGCAGGAGACGCGGTTGCGCATCTTGCGGCGGCTGGTGGTCGCGGGTCCGGAAGGTGTCGCCGCCGGGATCGTCGGGACCATGGTCGGCGCCTCCGCATCGAATGTCAGCTTCCACCTGAAGGAGCTCGAACGGGCCGGCCTCGTCCGCGCGCGGCGCGCCTCGCGCTCGATTTTTTACAGCGCCGATTACGACGCGCTTGGCGAGCTGATCCGCTTCCTGATGGAGGATTGCTGCTCTGGACGACCGGACGTCTGCGCGCCGGCGAAGAGCGCGGTCTGCGAGCGTCCCGCAACGGAGCCGTCGGATGCCTGATCTGGTTCGGCGTCTGGCGGCCGAGGCTGTGGGCTCGGCGTTTCTCGTGGCCGCCGTCGTCGGTTCCGGGATCATGGCGACGTCGCTGACGACCGACGTGGCGCTCGCGCTCTTGGCCAACACCGTCGCGACCGGCGCGATGCTGGTCGTCCTCGTCACGATATTTGGGCCGATCTCCGGCGCCCACTTCAACCCGGCAATTTCGCTCGTCTTCGCGGTTCGGGGCGATCTCTCCCGGCGCGATTTTCTCGGCTATGCGAGCGCCCAGATCGCTGGCGCCGTCGCCGGGACGGCTTTCGCGCATCTGATGTTCGGCCGCGATCTGTTCACGCTGTCCGAAACGGTGCGAACCGGCGGCGCGCAATGGTTTTCCGAGGGCGTCGCCGCGTTCGGACTGACGCTCGTCATACTGCTCGGTCTTCGCGGCGACCGCGGCGCGATCCCCTGGCTCGTCGGCCTTTATGTTACGGCGGGCTACTGGTTCACGGCCTCGACCTGCTTTGCGAACCCCGCCGTGGCGATCGCGCGAGCCCTCACCGACAGCTTCGCCGGCGTTCGGCCGATCGATCTGCCGGGCTTCGCAGCGGCCGAATTCGCCGGCGCACTCGTCGCGCTCCTGTTCTGTTCGCTGATGTTTCCCGCCGAGAAGGCCAAGGCATGACGATCACGATCTTCCACAATCCCGCCTGCGGGACCTCGCGCAACGTGCTGGCCATGATCCAGGCGAGCGGGACGGAGCCGGAGGTCGTCGAGTATCTGAAGACGCCGCCGTCGCGCGAGCGGCTCGTCCAGCTGATTGCCGCGACTGGAGGCTCGGTCCGCGCGCTGTTGCGCGAAAAGGGGACGCCGTTCGCCGAGCTCGGCCTCGATGATCCGGCGCTTGGCGACGACGCGCTGATCGACGCGATGCTGGCGCACCCGATCCTGATCAACCGGCCGATCGTCGAGACCCCAAAGGGGACCGCGCTATGTCGGCCGTCGGAACGCGTGCTCGACCTGCTCGACGCGCCGCCGGAGATCTTCGCCAAGGAGGACGGCGAGCTGGTGAGGCCGACGCGGAAGTGATCGTGAGCGCCGACCTGCCCAACCTCGATCCGACTTCGTTCGCGCGGCCCGACATCGCGGCGCTCGGGCGGGACCTGCCGTCCCACGCGCCACGGATACTGCTGCTCTACGGGTCGCTGCGCGAGCGCTCCTACAGCCGGTTGCTGACCTTCGAGGCGCGGCGGCTTTTGGAGGCGTTGGGAGCCGAGACGCGGATTTTCCACGCGAACGGCCTGCCGCTGCCGGATGACGCCGCCGCGGATCACCCGAAGGTCGTCGAACTGCGAGCGGCGATGCTCTGGTCCGAGGGGCAGGTCTGGACGAGCCCCGAACGGCACGGCGCGATGAGCGCGGTCCTGAAGGCGCAGATCGACTGGATTCCGCTGCCCGGCGGGGCGGTCCGGCCGACCCAGGGGCGCACCCTCGCCCTGATGCAGGTCTCGGGCGGCTCCCAATCCTTCAACGCCGTCAACCAGATGCGGGTGCTCGGCCGCTGGATGCGGATGATCACGATCCCCAACCAGTCATCGGTGGCGAAGGCCTTTCAGGAATTCGACGACGAAGGCCGGATGAAGCCGTCCTCCTATTACGACCGTGTCGTCGACGTGATGGAGGAGCTTGTGCGCTTCACGCTGCTGACCCGCGGCGTCGCCGACCATCTCACGGACCGCTACAGCGAACGGAAGGAAGCAGCGGCGGCGCTCGAAGCGCGCACGCGATTGGGCGCGATCTGACGCGTTTACCTCCATTCGCAATCGCTCACCAAATTTGAACACGAACGGCCTATACTCGCCACGACTGAAGGCTGCGCTGCGCTTGCTGCGCGCGGCCGCAAACGGATTGGGGAGCGCGATGACGCGCAAGCTTTTCGGCACCGACGGCATCAGGGGCCGATCGAATACGTTTCCGATCACGCCCGATCTTGCGCTCAAGGTCGGCATGGCGGCGGGCCTCGCGTTCAAGCGCGGCGACTATCGGCACCGCGTCGTCATCGGCAAGGACACGCGGCTCTCGGGCTACATGATCGAGAGCGCGCTGCAGGCGGGCTTCACCTCCGTCGGCGTCGACGTGCTGCTGGTCGGCCCGATGCCGACTCCGGCGGTCGCCTACATCACGCGCTCGATGCGGGCCGATCTCGGGGTGATGATCTCGGCGTCTCACAACCCCTATGACGACAACGGCATCAAGCTGTTCGCGCCCGACGGCTACAAGCTCTCAGACGCCGTCGAGCTCGAGATCGAGGCGCTGATCGAGGCCGACCTCACGCGGCGCTACGCCTCCTCGGCCGAGATCGGCCGCGCCAAGCGGGTGGACGACGCCCAGGCGCGCTACATCGAATTCGCCAAGCGCACCGTCGATCGCAACCTCTCGCTCGAAGGCCTGCGGATCGTCGTCGACTGCGCCAACGGCGCGGCCTACCGCGTCGCGCCGGAGGCGCTGTGGGAGCTCGGCGCCGAGGTCGTTTCGATCGGCGTCGAGCCGAACGGCTTCAACATCAACAAGGACGTCGGCTCGACCGCGCCGTCCGCGCTCGCCGCCAAGGTGCGCGAGCGGCGCGCCGACATCGGCATCGCGCTCGACGGCGACGCGGACCGCGTAATCATCGTCGACGAGAAGGGCCAGGTCGTCGACGGCGACCAGCTGATGGCCGTGGTGGCGTCCTCCTGGGCGGAAGACGGGCGGCTCTCGGCGCCCGGCCTCGTCTCGACCGTGATGTCTAACCTCGGCTTCGAGCGCTATCTGACGACGCTCGGCCTCACCCTCGAGCGGACCGCCGTCGGCGACCGCTATGTGGTCGAGCGCATGCGCGCGCAGGGCTACAATCTCGGCGGCGAGCCTTCCGGGCACATCGTCCTGTCCGACTACGCCACCACGGGCGACGGGCTGGTCGCGGCGCTCCAGCTGCTCGGCGTCGTGCAGAAGCTCAACAGGCCGGTCTCGGAGATCTGCCACCGCTTCGAGCCGCTGCCGCAGATCATGAAGAACGTGCGCTACAAGTCCGGCCGGCCGCTCGAGGACGAGACCGTGAAGTCCGCGATCGCGAACGCGACCGAGAGGCTCGGCGCCGAGGGCCGTCTCGTCATCCGCCCCTCCGGTACGGAGCCGGTCATTCGCGTCATGGCCGAGGGCGACGACCGCGATCTCGTCACCGATATCGTCGACGACGTCGCGGACGTCATCCGCCGCGTGGCGGCCTGACCCGATTTAGCAGCCGACAGTAAATTGGAGGCGTTGCGACGGCGTCCGGTCGTCGCTGCGCCGTGCATCATGTTGCGCGCCTGCAGCACTCAACGTCTCCGAGTAAACGCGGCGTGGTTAAAAGTTAAGGTTAAACACCCATTAAGGATTGGCTGGCAGATTGGCCCTCGTGACGAGATAGAGGGCCGCGTCCGCGAGGTCGGCCCTCAAATTTGGGGACCGAGCCAATCATGGCCAAGCTTTCGACCTACGCGCTTGCGGGCGCGCTCGCTTTCGCGCTCGCGCCGGTCGCGGGCTACGCCGCCGATCTTCCCGAGCCCCCGCTTCTCGAGCCCGTGGCGCCGGTCGAGTTCGGCTCGGCCTGGTACCTGCGCGGCGACATTGGCTACAAGGTCTATCGCGACCCCAAGGCGAAGTATGACAACCCGGCCTACAAGAAGGCGGGCATCGCGAACTTCGGCGGCGAGGACATGGACGACGCCGTGGTCGTCGGCGGCGGCGTCGGCTACAAGTTCAACAACCACTTCCGCTCCGACCTGACGCTCGATTACGAGACCCCGTCCGACACCAAGGGACGGCTGCCCTGCATCGCGGGTCCGGGCTGTCTGAAGCCGAGCGACAACAAGACCCGGATCTCGGCCACCACGGTTCTGCTCAACGGCTATTTCGACATCGCCACCTTCGCCAACATCACCCCTTACGTCGGCGCCGGCCTCGGCTTCTCCTACGTCGAAATGGACAAGCTGAAATACACCGACTACCCGTCGAAGTGCGGTTGCACGAGCTCCGGTTCGTACAAGGGCGACGACAAGTGGAACTTCGCCTACGCGCTCATGGCGGGCGTCGGCTACAGCGTGACCGACAACTTGGTCATCGACGCCAACTACCGCTTCCTCGACCTCGGCGAGGCGCAGTCGAAGAACATCAAGGCCGCGAAGGCGACCGGCAAGGTCAAGGTCGACGACATCCAGGCCCACGAGTTCCGCATCGGCTTCCGTTATCTGCTCGACTGATCTTCAGTCGACTTACATCATCGCTTCCAGCGGCGGGGCCGGAAGGACCCCGCCGCTTTCGTTTTGGTCGCCCGCCAGCTGCGGCCGCGAAGTTTGCGCTTGACGAATCTCCATCCACGGGAGTAGCGCTTTCGGCGGGCCACCTCTCCCCAACGAGAGGCGACCATCTGAAAGGATGGATGACATGACGAACGCTGCTCCGGCCACTCGGCCGCAAAATCCCAATTTCTCTTCCGGTCCGTGCTCCAAGCGCCCCGGCTGGTCCCTCCAGTCGTTGGAAGGCGCTGCGCTCGGCCGCTCGCACCGCTCCAAGATCGGCAAGGCGAAGCTCCAGGAAGCGATCGACCTCACGCGCGAAGTGCTCGAGGTCCCGGCCACGCATCGCATTGCGATCGTTCCGGGCTCCGACACCGGCGCGGTCGAGATGGCGATGTGGTCGCTGCTCGGCCCCCGCGGCGTCGAGGTCCTCGCCTGGGAGAGCTTCGGCTCGGTCTGGGTCACCGACGCCGTCAAGCAGCTCCAGCTCCCCAACACCAAGGCGACCGTCGCGCCGTTCGGCAAGCTGCCGGATCTTTCGGCCGTCGACTTCGACAACGACGTCGTCTTCACCTGGAACGGCACGACCTCGGGCGTGCGCGTGCCCAACGCGGACTTCATCCCGGCCGACCGCGGCGGGTTGACGATCTGCGACGCGACCTCCGCCGCCTTCGCGATGGCGCTCGATTTCGACAAGCTCGATGTCGTGACCTTCTCCTGGCAGAAGATCATGGGCGGCGAGGCGGCCCATGGCGTCCTCATCATGGGGCCCCGCGCCGTCGAGCGGCTGGAGAGCCACACGCCGTCATGGCCGCTGCCGAAGCTGTTCCGCATGACGAAGAACGGCAAGATCGACGAGGGTCTGTTCAAGGGCGAGACGATCAACACGCCCTCCATGCTCGCAGTCGAGGACTATCTCGACGCGCTGAAGTGGGGCCAGTCGATCGGCGGCCTGAACGCGCTGATCGGGCGTGCGACCGCGAACGCGACCGCGCTCGGCGACTATGTCCGCGCCTCGAAGTGGCTGGACTTCCTGGCGGAAGACCCCAGCACCAGCACCAATACGGGCGTCTGCCTCAAGATCGTCGACCCGGAGGTGCTCGCGCTTCCCGACGCGGAGCAGGCCGCAATCGCGAAGTCGATCGTCGACCGGCTGGAGAAGCTCGACGTCGCCTACGACATCGGCTCCTATCGCGACGCGCCTGCGGGCCTGCGAATCTGGTGCGGCGCGACGGTCGAGACCTCCGACGTTCTGGCGCTCACCGAATGGCTCGACTGGGCCTTCCGCGAAGCGCGCGCCGGCGTCGCCCGCGCGGCCTGAACCCGCGCTTGCGGCGGACGACGTCGCCGTCCGCCGCTTATCCCGAATTTCGGAGTCGAGAGCGCATGTTCATTCCCGAGAACGATCTCGAACGGGCTCTGGTCCGCGCCGCGGACGACAAATCCGCGCGGGCGCCGTTCCTGAAGACGCTGCTCGACGCGGAGCTCGCCTTCGCGCTGACCGACGCTGGGCAGGAAGGCTACCGGGTGCCCGAACTCGAGGAGGGCGGCGAGGTGTTCGTGCCGATCTTCACCTCCGAGAAGCGCGTGCAGCCGGCGTTCGGCGAAGAGAAGATGTTCGTCGTCAAGCAGACCCTGCGGCAGATCCTGCAGCAGGTGGAGGGCGCGCATTTTGTGCTCAATCCCGGTTCCGACTATGGCCGGGAGCTGTTCGACGAAGACATCAAGGCGATGCTTGCGGGCGATTTCGAGAAGGCGGCGGAAAGCGACGACGAGCGGCCGGAGAACGAATATGACCTGCCGACAGCCGTCGGCCGCCCCACCCCGACGCCGACCCATCTGATCACGCCGCTCACGCGCATGTTCGCCGCGATGCGCGAAGTAAAGTCGGCTCATATCGCGCAGGCGATCTTTCCCGATCCGGACGGCACGAAGCGCCTTGTCATCGGCGTCTCGACCGACGGCGACCTCGACTTCGTGCTCGACCGCGTGACGCAGCTCCTCGACAGGGTGGCGAAGCCTTCCGACGTGATCGACTTCGTGCCCATCCCGGGCTCGCCGCTCGATGGATACTTCGAACGGGACGTCAACCCGTTCTACAAGAAGGCCGATAGTTAGTCGGCGCATCTGATGCAACTGAACTGGATGGGGCCGTCGCGGCTTGCGGCGGTCGCAGGAGACCTGCGTCCGCAAGCCAATGGCGGGCGCGCCTTCGAACCGAAACGCATTCGATCCCAAAGGAGGCCGCCATGGCCGCGCCCCGCGTTCTCGTATCCGACAAGCTTTCGACCGCCGCGATCGACATCTTCAAGAGCCGCGGCGTCGAGGTCGACTTCAGGCCGGAGCTCGGCAAGGACAAGGAGGCGCTGGCCGCCGTCATCGGCGACTATGACGGCCTTGCGATCCGCTCCGCCACCAAGGTGACGCCGAAAATCCTGGAAAAGGCGACCCGGCTGAAGGTCGTCGGACGCGCCGGCATCGGGGTCGACAACGTCGATCTTCCGGCTGCGACCGCCAAGGGCGTGATCGTAATGAACACGCCGTTCGGCAATTCGATCACGACCGCCGAACACGCCATCGCGATGATGTTCGCGGTCGCGCGCGAGATTCCCGCCGCCGACGTCTCCACGCAGGCCGGCAAGTGGGAGAAGAACCGCTTCATGGGCGTCGAGATCACGGCGAAGACGCTCGGACTGATCGGCTGCGGCAATATCGGCTCGGTGGTGGCGGACCGCGCGATCGGGCTCAAGATGCGCGTGATCGCCTACGACCCGTTCCTGTCGGAGGAGCGCGCCGCGACGCTTGGCGTCGAGAAGGTCGAGCTCGACGAGCTGTTCGCCCGCGCGGACTTCATTTCGCTGCACACGCCGCTGATGGAGAAGACCAAGAACATCATCGACGCGGAGGCCCTGAAGAAGGTGAAGAAAGGCGTGCGCATCATCAACTGCGCGCGCGGCGGGCTGGTGGACGAGAAGGCGCTGCGCGAGGCGCTCGACGCCGGCCAGGTGGCTGGCGCGGCCTTCGACGTGTTCGTCGAGGAGCCGGCGGAAGCCAACCCGCTGTTCGGCCACCCGGCGGTTGTGTGCACGCCGCATCTCGGCGCCGCGACCACTGAAGCGCAGGAGAACGTCGCCCTTCAGGTCGCCGAGCAGATGTCCGACTACCTGATCCGCGGCGCGATCTCGAACGCCGTCAACGCGCCTTCGATCACGGCGGAAGAAGCGCCGCGCCTGAAACCTTTCGTGGCGCTCGCGGAGCGGCTGGGATCGTTCGCGGGACAGCTCACCGACACGGCGATCACGGCGATCCGCATCGAATATGAGGGCGAGGTCGCGCAGATGAACACGCGGGCGCTGACGTCGGCCGCCGTCACCGGCCTGCTGCGGCCGCTGCTGGCGGACGTCAACATGGTGTCGGCGCCCGTGATCGCGCGCGAGCGCGGCGTCGCGATCGAGGAGGTGCGGCGCGAGGCGGCCGAAACCTTCGAGAGCGTCATTCGCCTCACCGTGACGACGGATGGCTGGACGCGCCATGTCGCGGGCACGGTGTTCGCCGACGGCAAGCCGCGCATCACCGACATCAAGGGCATCGAGATCGAGGCGGCGTTCGCGCCGTCGATGCTCTACGTCACCAATAACGACAAGCCGGGCTATATCGGCGCGCTCGGCGCGACGCTCGGCGCCGCGGGCTGCAACATCGCAACCTTCAATCTGGGCCGCGCCGCGGAAGGCGGCGAGGCGATCGCGCTGGTCCAGATCGACGGCGAGATCTCCGACAAGGTGGTGGCCGAGGTCGCGGCGCTGGAGCATGTCCGGCAGGCGAGGGCGCTAAGGTTCTGAACCCGAGGCGCCCGAGCGTCCATCGGCGAAGCCTGCCTCGCGTCCCCTGACGCGGTGGCGAAGCCGCGGCCCCGCGCCATATGAGACGCGGGAGCCGGCTGGGAGCGTCCCGGAAAGCGTATCGGTCAAGCCTTGCGGGTCGCGCTCGTCGTCAACAGATCGTCCGGCTCCCTCATGGGACGGCCGGACGCGGCCGGAGAGCTCGAGCGCAAGCTGCTGGACGCCGGCCTCGACGTCGGCGCGGTGCTCGACGGCGACGCCACCGACCTGATGGCGCGCATGGCCCATGCCCGAGACCTGCCGGTCGACGCAATCGTCACGGCCGGCGGCGACGGCACGATCGCGGCCGCGGCGGAGGTCCTGACCGGGACCCGCAAGGCGCTCGCGCCGCTGCCGCTCGGCACGATGAACCTGCTCGCCAAGGACCTCGGCATTCCGATCGACCTCGATCTCGCAATCGCCGCGCTCGCGCGCTCCGAGGCGGTCGCGATCGACGTCGGGGAGGTCAACGGCCGAAAATTCCTCTGCAACTCCATGCTCGGCGTGCCGGCCCGCCTCGCCGAACGGCGGGAACGCAACCGCCTCAACATGGGATTCATCGGCTGGTGGCGGCACAGTTTCGCGTCGTTGAAGGCGATGTACCGCTATCCGCCGATGCGCGTCGGCATGGCCTATGGCGATGGAACCCCGCATGTCGAACTGCGTTCGAAAGCTATCGTGGTTGCGAACAACGCCTATGACGAAGGCTTCGGCCAGGTCCTCACGCGCTCGCGTCTCGACGGCGGCCAGCTCACGGTCTACGCGACCCGGCGCCTCAGCCTCTGGCCGCTGATCCGGCTCTCGACCCGTATGGCGCTCGGCGCCTGGACCCACGATCCCGATCTCGAGACCCATACGGTTCGCAAGCTTGCGGTCACCAGCAGACGGAGGCTCATCCGGGTGATGAACGACGGGGAAACCATGCTGATCCGCCCGCCGCTTCGCTACAAGATCCTGCCCAAAGCGCTGATGGTGCTGAGGCCCCGCAAGGACGCGCCGGAGGCCGGCGCGTGAGGGGAGGGGTAGGCGTCCCTCAGCGTCGAGCTTCCAGTTTGCCCATGGCTGGATCACCGGCGGCAGCTCTTCTTGATCCTCCTCCGTGCGCAGCACGGGGGAGGGGAACCGCGAAGCGGTGGAGGGGGCGGGGCGTAGGGCGTCTCGCTTGTCCTCTAAACTTTTCCGGAAGCGTCGCCCCCTCCACCATGGCTCACGGCATGGTCCCCCTCCCCCGCTGCGCGGAGGAGGAACCGGCGCGGCGCTTGTCGGGAGGCAGTCCCCAAAAGTGGGCGGGGCGTGGACGCCACGTCTATCTCCTGTCCCGATGCGCCTCGCGGCGAAGCGCGCCATGACCCGTATCGTCCACCTCTCCGACCTCCACTTCGACCGGGTCGACCCTGTCATCGTCGAAGCGCTCAAGGCCGAGATCAACGACGATCCGCCGGACCTCGTCGCCGTGTCGGGCGACCTCACCCAGCGCGCCCATCGCGTCGAGTACAAGCGCGCGGCCGAATTCCTGCAAAGCCTGAAGGCCCCCGTGCTCGCGGTGCCGGGCAATCACGACATCAGCTACATCCACCTGCTGCAGCGCTTCGCCGACCCGTTCCGGCGATGGCGGCGCTACGTCTCGCGCGAGCTGGAGCCGACCTGGCGCGACGACACGGTCGCGGTGCTCGGCCTCAACACCGCGAGGCGCGCGGCGCTCAGCCTCGACTGGTCGAACGGGCGGTTCGGCTTGAGGCAGCTCGTGCGGTTCCGGAAACGCTGCGAGGTGCTGCCCGGCCATCTGGTGCGGATCGTCGTGGCGCATCACGCGCTGCATCCGCCAGACGCGGAGCCCGACCTCGACGTCGTGGGCCGGGCCGACGTCGCGCTCGACGTCTTCAGAGAGCTCGGCGTGGTGGCCGTGCTCGCCGGCCATCACCATCGCGGCTACGTCACCGGCCACGCGCCGCTCGCCGAGAGGACCCGCGGCCTCCTGGTGGTGCAGGCCTCGACCGCGACTTCGACAAGGCTGCGCGGCGAGCCCAACGCCTATCATCGCATCGACGTCGATCGGAACGGCCACGTCGCGATCACTGTCCGGGCGTGGGATGGCCATGGATGGCGCGAGGTCGCGGCGAGGGAGCAGGGCGAGGCGCTACGACAGGCGCTCAAGCCGCCCTTCGTTCAGCCGCAGGTGGCCGAGTTAGCGGTCCGGAACAACGCGCCGGCGGGGCTGGGGTGACCAAGCGACATCGGATACGCTACGCTGTCCGTCGACGCGGCCTACACCACCGCGCCGTCTGCGGGAATTGAGGATCAGCCATCTTCGGGCGCGCGCGCTGCGTGGCGGATGGTGACCACGTCCACGGCGTTGGCCAGTTCGTCGATACGGTAGAAAATCAGATATGGAACTCGTGACGCGGGCAATCGGCGCAAGTGGCCGCCAAGGTCGCGGCCGGCATTCGGATGCTCGCGGATGAGTTGCAGCGCGGCCTTCAACTCGTTGCGCACCTGTAGCGCGCCGCCGGGGCTGCGTTCGCGGAGGTAGCGACCGATTTCCTGAATGTCCTCACGCGCTCGCGGCGAAAGGCGCAGCTTCATTTCTCAAAACTGCGGAAGGCCTCCGCCACCTCTTCATCAGTGGCGAATTCGCTTCGCTCGATCTGCGCCAGGCCTTCGAGGACAAAGGGCAGATGGTCCGTCGCGATCTCGTCCAACGCGGCGCCCCGGGCGACGGCGAGGATCGCCTGCGCCATGCTGTCCTGCTCTGCGGCCGGCATCTGCCGCATCGCTTCCATGGCACGTTCGAGAAGTTCGGTCACGGCGCGCCTCCTGCGGTCGTGGCCGTAGTCTGCAGCACTCATCGTCGAAGAAAAAGTGCCAGCGCAGCATTGGCTGAATTTGAGGTCCGGGCGGCGGGAGCGAACGCGAAACCAGTGGCGCTCCCGCGAGCCTTCGCGCGTCGCTCAGATGCGAGCGACGCAGACGCTGCCGACGCCGCCCATGCCGATGGAGCGGGCCGCGCCCTTCGACAGGTCGAGGAACCGGCCCCGGATGAAGGGTCCGCGATCGTTGATGCGAACCACGACGCTCTTGCCGGTGGATTTGTTGCTAACCCGCAGCCGCGTGCCGAAGGGCAGCGAGCGGTGCGCGGCGGTCAGGGCGAGGGGGCGCATGCGCTCGCCGTTCGCGGTCTTGGAATGAAGCGCGTACCAGGAGGCGCGGCCGCACTGGGCCGAAGCGCTCTCGACGCCGAGAGTGGAGAGAAGGCCGACGGCCAGCAAACCGGCAAGCGCCGGCGTCTTCATGAAGGTCATGCGGGAAGTCCCCCGATCGTTGTCGATGGGGAACCGCTAGGGGCCGAATGTGCGCCTCAGGTGGTCGGAAAAAGGCCATTGTGCGGCGCAGCAATTTTCCGGGAACCTTTTGCGACATGGTTCCGTTGCGTTTCTCCGCCTTGGATATTGAACGATTCCGACCATAGATTCAGCGCGCTAGCAGATAGCCGGTCTTGCTGCGGCGCACAATTTCCGGAGCCTTTCGGCTTACTGGTTGCGACCCTCGGTCGCTGCCTCGCAGGAGCACCTCCTTCGCGCGCGGCGGCCAGCGGTGCGCGGCGGCTTGCTGTCGCCCGCTTTTTCCAGCAAACCCTCGCGCCATGACCGACGCCGCCCTCGCAACAGCCCAGCAGTCCCCGCTCGCCCGGGAAGTCGCGCGGCGCCGCACCTTCGCGATCATCTCTCATCCGGACGCCGGCAAGACCACGCTGACCGAGAAGCTGCTGATGTTCGGCGGCGCGATCCAGCTCGCCGGACAGGTGAAGGCCAAGGGCGAGCGCCGACGCACCCGCTCGGACTGGATGACCATTGAGCGCGAGCGCGGCATCTCGGTCGTGACCTCCGTGATGACGTTCGAATATCGCGGCTGCGTCTTCAACCTGCTCGACACGCCCGGCCATGAGGACTTTTCGGAAGACACCTACCGGACGCTGACCGCGGTCGACTCGGCCGTGATGGTGATCGACGCCGCCAAGGGCATCGAGGACCGGACCCGAAAGCTGTTCGAGGTCTGCCGACTGCGCGACATCCCGATCGTGACCTTCGTCAACAAG
Protein-coding sequences here:
- a CDS encoding septal ring lytic transglycosylase RlpA family protein — its product is MKTPALAGLLAVGLLSTLGVESASAQCGRASWYALHSKTANGERMRPLALTAAHRSLPFGTRLRVSNKSTGKSVVVRINDRGPFIRGRFLDLSKGAARSIGMGGVGSVCVARI